A window of the Mucilaginibacter sp. cycad4 genome harbors these coding sequences:
- a CDS encoding sulfotransferase — MQKRVLIITGMHRSGTSLITQWLSKCGLQTGEKLVPGGHGNVEGHFEDIEFLKMHEEILAGHNLPTTGLTVEHVAQFTLYEKEKLKSIIKVKQQLYDQWGWKDPRTCLFLDVYKELLPDACYLVILRDYQSVVSSLLRREFKWVEDRYMARKYFSRLVWMKFRRSRRMAQFYNEYATEYLKVWIAYNRDILKGIETLPRNAFVVINYSMLKDEDEQVFEYMKSKWNLALKYSRFKDIFKENLIGPDVAFEQYIKDKSLITQAVKLQAELKEYMLTD; from the coding sequence ATGCAAAAAAGAGTACTGATCATTACCGGGATGCACCGTTCCGGAACCTCGCTTATTACCCAATGGTTAAGCAAATGCGGCCTGCAAACAGGCGAAAAACTGGTGCCCGGCGGGCACGGCAATGTTGAAGGGCATTTTGAGGATATCGAATTTTTAAAAATGCACGAAGAGATCCTGGCCGGTCATAACCTGCCAACAACGGGGCTTACGGTTGAGCATGTGGCGCAGTTTACCTTGTACGAAAAGGAAAAGCTTAAAAGCATCATTAAAGTTAAACAACAGTTGTACGACCAATGGGGCTGGAAGGACCCGCGGACCTGCCTGTTCCTGGATGTATATAAAGAACTGCTGCCCGATGCCTGCTACCTGGTTATCCTGCGCGATTATCAGTCGGTAGTGAGCTCACTTTTGCGGCGCGAATTTAAATGGGTGGAAGACAGATACATGGCGCGTAAATATTTTTCAAGGCTGGTATGGATGAAATTCAGACGGTCGCGCCGCATGGCGCAGTTTTATAATGAATACGCTACCGAATACTTAAAAGTTTGGATAGCTTATAACCGGGACATTCTGAAAGGTATTGAAACACTGCCCCGGAATGCTTTTGTAGTTATTAATTATTCGATGCTGAAAGACGAGGATGAACAGGTTTTTGAATACATGAAAAGCAAGTGGAACCTGGCATTAAAGTACTCAAGATTTAAGGACATTTTTAAAGAAAACCTTATCGGTCCCGATGTCGCTTTTGAGCAGTACATCAAAGATAAATCCCTCATTACGCAGGCCGTAAAATTACAGGCTGAGCTTAAAGAATATATGCTGACTGATTAG
- a CDS encoding sugar-binding domain-containing protein, translating to MKIYSKAIVLASVLIAVSCIASAQEAKLPTQWTNTALQAEIPLSEYPRPQLQRNDWLCLNGHWDYRGGKAAPNALNPQTPASFDDKPDKILVPYCPESVLSGVQRKQEINMWYRRNFEVPEKWQNKHVIIHFGAVDHDATVFVNGKKAGSHSGGYDSFSFDITSYLNKGSNTLIVAAHDPNDGKTPSGKNGPRGDYTFSSGIWQTVWLEPVNESYIKNIRLLPDVEGKRLKVFVNSTGTGKIRAVALNNGKEVSQVSATGGSYFYMPIDNPVLWSPDFPFLYDLKLTLYNADGGEADEVKSYFGMRDIKLGKLNGVIRPLINGKFIMQLGLLDQGYWPDGVLTAPTEEALKFDIQYTKKAGYNLIRKHMKTEPQRFYYWADKMGLLVWQDMPAIWYQNEDTTKNRKVYRKELKAIIDDHYNSPSIITWVPFNENWGAFDVNSITNWVKQYDPSRLVNGNSGFNNNPSYQKPYGDPGNGDYVDTHIYVGPYGASVPDGRRAASLGEFGGVGLFVRGHMWPVHNNAYDYEPTKARLTDRYVFLLDEVEQLMKYKGLSVAIYTQTTDVEHEVNGVLTYDRAVEKMEIERVREVNQAVIKEGDKLNKSPL from the coding sequence ATGAAAATTTACAGCAAAGCAATTGTATTGGCTTCAGTACTGATAGCTGTCAGTTGTATAGCATCTGCCCAGGAAGCTAAACTCCCTACTCAATGGACAAATACCGCCCTACAAGCTGAAATCCCGTTGTCTGAATACCCCCGCCCTCAGTTGCAACGCAACGACTGGCTCTGCCTTAACGGACATTGGGATTACCGTGGCGGTAAAGCCGCCCCTAATGCTTTGAATCCTCAAACGCCGGCATCTTTTGATGACAAGCCGGATAAAATACTTGTGCCTTATTGCCCTGAATCGGTATTATCCGGTGTACAGCGTAAACAGGAGATTAATATGTGGTACCGCCGAAACTTTGAAGTGCCCGAAAAATGGCAAAACAAACACGTTATTATTCATTTTGGGGCAGTAGATCATGACGCCACCGTTTTTGTGAATGGTAAAAAAGCAGGTTCGCACTCGGGCGGGTACGATTCATTCAGCTTTGACATTACCTCATATCTTAACAAAGGCAGTAATACCCTTATTGTTGCCGCTCATGACCCAAATGATGGCAAAACACCATCGGGCAAAAACGGCCCGCGCGGCGACTATACCTTTTCGTCGGGCATCTGGCAAACCGTTTGGCTGGAACCCGTAAATGAATCATATATTAAAAACATCCGCCTCTTGCCCGACGTTGAAGGCAAACGCTTAAAAGTATTTGTTAATAGTACTGGTACGGGCAAGATCAGGGCAGTTGCCTTAAACAATGGCAAAGAAGTTTCGCAGGTTAGCGCAACAGGCGGCTCGTATTTCTATATGCCAATTGACAACCCTGTTTTATGGTCGCCCGATTTTCCGTTTTTGTACGACCTGAAACTTACGCTTTACAATGCCGACGGCGGCGAAGCAGACGAGGTTAAAAGCTATTTCGGTATGCGCGATATTAAACTGGGTAAGCTTAATGGCGTGATCAGGCCGCTCATAAATGGCAAATTCATCATGCAGCTCGGCTTGCTTGACCAAGGCTACTGGCCCGACGGAGTTTTAACCGCGCCTACAGAAGAAGCCCTTAAGTTTGATATACAATACACCAAAAAGGCCGGCTACAACCTGATCCGTAAACACATGAAAACCGAGCCGCAGCGTTTTTATTACTGGGCCGATAAAATGGGGCTATTGGTTTGGCAGGATATGCCGGCCATATGGTATCAGAATGAAGATACTACCAAAAACAGGAAGGTTTACCGGAAGGAATTAAAAGCCATTATTGACGATCATTATAACTCGCCTTCCATTATTACATGGGTACCCTTTAATGAAAACTGGGGCGCCTTTGATGTGAACAGTATCACCAATTGGGTTAAACAATATGATCCGTCGCGATTGGTTAACGGCAACTCGGGCTTTAACAATAACCCCAGCTACCAAAAACCTTACGGCGATCCGGGCAATGGCGATTATGTGGATACACATATTTATGTTGGCCCGTACGGTGCCTCTGTTCCGGATGGCCGCCGGGCCGCCTCGCTGGGCGAATTTGGGGGCGTTGGCCTGTTTGTTCGCGGGCATATGTGGCCGGTTCACAATAATGCCTACGATTACGAACCAACCAAAGCCAGGCTTACCGACCGTTACGTTTTTTTACTTGATGAAGTAGAGCAGCTTATGAAATATAAAGGATTAAGTGTTGCCATATATACCCAAACCACCGATGTTGAACACGAAGTAAACGGCGTTTTAACCTACGACAGGGCTGTTGAAAAAATGGAGATAGAAAGGGTACGGGAAGTGAACCAGGCTGTAATTAAGGAGGGGGATAAATTGAATAAGAGCCCCCTCTAA
- a CDS encoding valine--tRNA ligase — MSIAKTYIPKETEEKWYSYWLQHGFFKSVPDEREPYTIVIPPPNVTGVLHMGHMLNNTIQDVLVRRARMKGKNACWVPGTDHASIATEAKVVAMLKERGISKKDLTREEFLTYAWEWKEKYGGIILEQLKKLGASCDWDRTRFTMDESLSEAVIDTFIHLYKKGLIYRGIRMINWDPQGKTAVSDEEVIRKEVNQKLYYIRYAVKSESLESQESPEVGKSESPEVEKSESNELSDSRTSGLADFLTIATTRPETIMADAAICINPNDERYLHLHGKKVYIPLINREIPVILDNYVTMDFGTGCLKVTPAHDLNDYELGQRHNLPVIDILNDDGTLNEKAQILVGEDRFAARKKIAVLLEEAGVLEKVEEYKSQVGFSERTNAVIEPKLSMQWFCKMGEMAKPALDYVLNGEIKLIPEKFVNTYRHWMENVRDWNISRQLWWGQQIPAWYLPNGDFVIAKNREEAFEEAKNLKSQISDLKSEDLRQDEDVVDTWFSSWLWPISVFDGFKDPNNADINYYYPTNDLVTAPEILFFWVARMIMAGHEFRGEVPFRNVYLTGIVRDKQGRKMSKSLGNSPDPLDLIETYGADGVRVGMLLCSPAGNDLMFDESYCKQGSGFANKVWNAFKLVKGWEVDENLANPNAVAIEWFGSRFNQALTEIEANFAQYRLSEALMDTYKLVWDDFCAWYLEMIKPAYQHPIDQATYTATIQFFGNILKVLHPFMPFLTEELWHDELFGERTETDCCIVAQLPAIGEINSRLLNETELVKDVVTNIRNTRKTKQISDKEPLELFVKSNSGINYGQYEAIIARLANISKFESVADKIEGAINFLASTDEFYIPFSEEIDPVAECARLKKEQEYLLGFLKSVNAKLGNERFMANAKPEVIEVEQKKKADAEAKLTIIEENLAALAC, encoded by the coding sequence ATGAGTATTGCTAAAACATATATCCCTAAAGAAACCGAAGAAAAATGGTACAGTTACTGGTTACAGCACGGCTTTTTTAAGTCGGTGCCCGACGAGCGTGAGCCTTACACTATAGTGATTCCGCCGCCAAATGTTACCGGGGTTTTGCACATGGGGCACATGCTTAACAATACTATTCAGGATGTGCTGGTTCGCCGCGCCCGTATGAAAGGCAAAAATGCCTGCTGGGTCCCCGGTACCGACCACGCCAGTATTGCCACCGAAGCCAAAGTTGTTGCCATGCTTAAAGAACGCGGCATCAGCAAAAAAGACCTTACCCGCGAAGAGTTTTTAACCTACGCCTGGGAGTGGAAGGAAAAATACGGCGGCATTATCCTGGAACAGCTTAAAAAATTAGGCGCCTCATGCGATTGGGACCGTACCAGGTTTACCATGGACGAGAGCCTTTCGGAAGCGGTTATTGATACGTTTATCCACTTGTATAAAAAAGGGCTGATCTACCGCGGTATCCGCATGATCAACTGGGACCCGCAGGGCAAAACCGCGGTAAGTGATGAGGAAGTTATTCGTAAAGAAGTTAACCAGAAGCTCTATTATATCCGCTATGCTGTTAAGTCGGAAAGTCTGGAAAGTCAGGAAAGTCCGGAAGTCGGAAAGTCGGAAAGTCCGGAAGTTGAAAAGTCAGAAAGTAACGAACTTTCGGACTCACGGACTTCCGGACTTGCGGACTTCTTAACCATCGCTACTACCCGCCCGGAAACCATTATGGCTGATGCTGCTATTTGTATCAACCCTAACGACGAGCGTTATCTGCACCTGCATGGTAAAAAGGTATACATCCCGCTGATCAACCGTGAGATCCCGGTGATACTGGATAACTACGTAACCATGGATTTTGGTACCGGCTGTTTGAAAGTTACTCCTGCGCATGATTTGAATGACTATGAACTGGGCCAGCGCCATAACCTGCCCGTTATCGATATCCTGAATGATGATGGTACGCTGAATGAAAAAGCACAGATATTGGTTGGTGAAGACCGTTTTGCTGCCCGTAAAAAGATAGCAGTACTGCTGGAAGAAGCCGGCGTACTGGAAAAAGTTGAAGAATATAAATCGCAGGTTGGTTTCAGTGAACGTACCAACGCGGTTATTGAGCCAAAACTATCTATGCAGTGGTTTTGCAAAATGGGCGAGATGGCTAAACCTGCTTTGGATTATGTATTGAACGGCGAGATCAAGCTGATCCCCGAAAAGTTTGTGAACACTTACCGCCATTGGATGGAGAATGTAAGGGACTGGAATATCAGCCGCCAGTTATGGTGGGGACAGCAGATCCCGGCATGGTACCTGCCAAACGGCGATTTTGTGATTGCTAAGAACAGGGAAGAGGCTTTTGAAGAAGCAAAAAATCTCAAATCTCAAATCTCAGATCTCAAATCTGAAGATTTAAGACAAGACGAAGACGTGGTTGATACCTGGTTTTCATCATGGTTATGGCCAATTTCGGTATTTGATGGCTTTAAAGACCCTAACAATGCCGATATCAACTATTACTACCCAACTAACGACCTGGTTACCGCGCCGGAGATCTTGTTTTTCTGGGTTGCCAGGATGATCATGGCCGGTCATGAGTTCAGGGGCGAAGTACCGTTCCGGAACGTGTACCTAACCGGTATCGTAAGGGATAAACAGGGCCGCAAAATGTCAAAATCATTAGGCAACTCGCCCGATCCGCTTGACCTGATCGAGACTTACGGCGCCGATGGCGTACGTGTAGGTATGCTGCTATGCTCACCTGCCGGTAACGACTTAATGTTTGATGAAAGCTACTGCAAACAGGGCAGCGGTTTTGCCAACAAAGTATGGAACGCGTTTAAACTGGTAAAAGGCTGGGAGGTTGATGAAAACCTGGCTAATCCTAACGCCGTAGCCATTGAATGGTTTGGCAGCAGGTTTAACCAGGCCCTGACCGAAATTGAAGCCAACTTTGCCCAGTACCGTTTATCAGAGGCCCTGATGGATACCTATAAGCTGGTATGGGATGATTTTTGCGCATGGTACCTGGAAATGATCAAGCCTGCTTATCAGCACCCTATTGATCAGGCTACTTATACGGCTACTATTCAATTCTTCGGGAATATTTTGAAGGTATTGCACCCTTTTATGCCTTTTCTTACCGAAGAATTATGGCATGATGAGCTGTTTGGTGAACGTACTGAAACAGACTGCTGTATTGTAGCGCAATTGCCCGCTATTGGGGAAATAAATTCACGCTTATTGAATGAAACAGAGCTTGTTAAGGATGTTGTAACCAACATCAGGAATACCCGCAAAACAAAACAAATTTCTGACAAAGAACCGCTTGAGTTGTTTGTTAAATCAAATTCAGGGATCAATTACGGCCAGTACGAAGCTATCATTGCAAGGCTTGCCAACATCAGTAAGTTTGAATCCGTAGCCGATAAAATTGAAGGGGCTATTAATTTCTTAGCCTCAACAGATGAGTTTTATATTCCTTTCAGCGAAGAAATTGACCCGGTTGCCGAGTGTGCGCGATTAAAAAAAGAGCAGGAATACCTGCTGGGTTTCCTGAAATCGGTTAATGCCAAATTGGGTAACGAACGCTTTATGGCCAATGCAAAACCCGAAGTTATTGAGGTGGAGCAAAAGAAAAAGGCCGATGCCGAAGCCAAATTAACGATCATTGAAGAAAACTTAGCAGCTTTGGCTTGCTAA
- a CDS encoding ATP-binding protein, translated as MSNKVSFFNLSIYKILSKEQSFLDQARIRLLYYGFFLIFVALGALYLNVYFQNQKMLAYTALFLMGAIVVLFKYLTWRPDWRGAAHALLIVGTLVNTSLVYASMQTVNIITVQVIIIVIVFSYYMLGQQWGLMYSLLNTVPVLVFMIIEYNSGYIISIKPNKIDQSTIIISLFANFILLIFIHSHFYTAFLKNIKHLKDSSREQARLYNKMETAIEKAEKSAQAKSEFLSTMSHEIRTPLNAVIGMSNLLMMSSPRPDQRENLEILKFSANNLLAIVNDVLDFSKIESGKVVFENIRFNLIELMHNICGGQILKAEEKGLLFKLDVDSSLKDKVLFGDPTRITQIIFNLVSNAIKFTPQGNIWVRVTCVEDRHNTVTVNFSVRDTGIGIEKENLENIFEPFTQESLATTREYGGTGLGLAIVKRLLELQELQMTVNSRMGQGSEFSFHMEFPVSTEVLPVVVAAPEAKQSAKNPLACLRVLIAEDNMVNVMLMKKLLSKWNINPTIAENGERAVEFMQYGNFDIVLMDLQMPVMNGFDASKEIRKMADPKKSGIPIIALTASALFDIKEQVYEAGMNDYVSKPFKPDELLEKLSNYTLNKV; from the coding sequence ATGAGTAATAAAGTAAGTTTTTTTAACTTATCAATTTATAAGATTTTGTCGAAGGAGCAATCGTTCCTTGACCAGGCCCGGATTCGTTTATTGTATTATGGGTTCTTCCTTATTTTTGTTGCCCTTGGGGCGCTTTACCTGAACGTTTATTTCCAAAACCAAAAAATGCTTGCCTATACCGCCCTGTTTTTGATGGGAGCGATAGTAGTGTTATTTAAGTATTTAACCTGGCGGCCCGACTGGCGCGGCGCAGCGCATGCCCTGCTTATTGTGGGTACCCTTGTTAATACCAGCCTGGTTTATGCCTCTATGCAAACGGTAAATATCATTACCGTGCAGGTAATTATTATTGTCATCGTATTCAGCTATTATATGCTTGGCCAGCAATGGGGGCTCATGTACTCGTTGCTTAATACGGTACCGGTTTTGGTATTTATGATCATTGAGTACAACAGCGGGTACATTATTAGTATAAAACCTAATAAAATTGACCAGTCTACCATCATCATCAGCCTGTTTGCCAATTTTATACTGCTCATTTTTATCCATAGTCATTTTTATACTGCCTTCTTAAAAAATATCAAGCACCTTAAAGATAGCAGCAGGGAGCAGGCCAGGCTTTACAATAAGATGGAAACGGCTATTGAAAAGGCAGAAAAATCGGCCCAGGCCAAATCGGAGTTCCTGTCAACCATGTCGCACGAAATCCGTACGCCGTTAAATGCGGTTATAGGGATGAGTAATTTGCTGATGATGAGCAGCCCGCGGCCCGACCAGCGGGAGAACCTCGAAATTCTTAAGTTTTCGGCCAATAACCTGTTAGCCATTGTCAATGACGTGCTTGATTTCAGCAAAATTGAATCGGGGAAAGTGGTGTTTGAAAACATCCGCTTTAACCTTATTGAGCTGATGCATAATATTTGCGGCGGGCAAATACTGAAGGCCGAAGAGAAAGGACTGCTTTTTAAGCTTGATGTTGATAGCTCGCTGAAAGACAAAGTGCTTTTTGGCGACCCTACCCGCATTACCCAGATCATTTTTAACCTGGTGAGCAACGCTATAAAATTTACGCCGCAGGGAAACATATGGGTGAGGGTTACTTGTGTGGAAGACAGGCATAATACCGTTACCGTAAATTTTTCGGTAAGGGATACAGGCATCGGTATCGAAAAAGAGAACCTTGAAAATATATTTGAGCCATTTACGCAGGAGTCATTGGCTACTACCCGCGAGTATGGCGGCACCGGGCTTGGCCTGGCCATAGTTAAGCGTTTGCTCGAGCTGCAGGAACTGCAAATGACCGTTAACAGCAGAATGGGACAAGGATCAGAGTTTTCTTTTCATATGGAATTTCCTGTATCAACAGAAGTATTGCCCGTAGTAGTGGCTGCGCCGGAAGCTAAACAATCGGCAAAAAACCCGCTGGCCTGTTTGCGTGTGCTTATTGCCGAAGATAATATGGTTAATGTGATGCTGATGAAGAAATTGCTGAGCAAGTGGAATATAAACCCAACCATTGCCGAAAATGGCGAACGGGCAGTTGAGTTTATGCAATATGGCAATTTTGACATTGTATTAATGGACCTCCAGATGCCGGTGATGAACGGTTTTGATGCATCTAAAGAGATCCGTAAAATGGCCGATCCTAAAAAATCGGGCATACCCATCATAGCACTTACTGCTTCCGCACTTTTTGATATCAAAGAACAGGTATACGAGGCCGGCATGAACGACTATGTATCCAAGCCATTTAAACCGGATGAGCTGCTGGAGAAGCTTAGTAATTATACTTTGAATAAGGTGTAA
- the cysC gene encoding adenylyl-sulfate kinase codes for MILLFCGLSGAGKTTLAKSVAAELTSLGIKIEIIDGDEYRAALCRDLGFSKEDRNENIRRLGFVASRFSAQGIVTIVSAINPYDDIRQELAEKYNHVSIIHIDCPVKKLISRDTKGLYKRALLPDGHPDKLTNLTGVNDRFDVPVKPDLYIDTCNYTIQQSTSSLLYYIINNLHPVKQTNKIPSYS; via the coding sequence ATGATACTTTTATTTTGCGGATTATCAGGTGCGGGAAAAACTACTTTGGCAAAAAGTGTAGCCGCCGAATTAACAAGCCTGGGTATTAAAATTGAAATCATTGACGGTGATGAGTACCGCGCAGCACTTTGCCGCGACCTGGGCTTTAGTAAAGAAGACCGGAACGAAAACATTCGCCGCCTCGGGTTTGTAGCCAGCCGCTTCAGCGCGCAGGGTATTGTTACCATTGTGAGCGCCATAAATCCATATGATGATATCAGGCAGGAACTTGCCGAAAAATATAACCATGTAAGCATTATTCATATTGATTGCCCCGTGAAAAAGTTGATAAGCCGCGATACCAAAGGCTTGTACAAAAGGGCGCTGCTGCCCGATGGGCATCCTGATAAACTAACTAACCTGACAGGTGTTAACGATAGGTTTGATGTACCTGTTAAGCCCGACCTGTATATTGATACCTGCAATTATACCATACAACAAAGTACCTCTTCACTGCTTTATTATATTATAAATAACCTGCATCCTGTTAAGCAGACTAATAAGATACCAAGCTATTCCTGA
- the holA gene encoding DNA polymerase III subunit delta: MTAAEILKDLKNRKFKPLYLLHGEEPYFIDLVSNYVEHHVLPEHERGFNQTVVYGKDTDIMTVLNAAKRYPMMADYQVVLVKEAQDMKWGKDDDNKKSIDPVLSYLENPLPSTILVFCYKYGKFDKRKKTYKAIEKNGLIFESATLYDNKVPAWIEGFVSDKGYKMNQQGSAMIAEYLGNDLSKIANELEKLMLNVSSGQEITLKHIQDNIGISKEYNVFELQTALTKKDAYKVNQIINYFEANPKSNPIVLVLGNLNNFFSKVLVYHYVKDKTPQNLAREMGVNPYFIKDYEQAARNYPLGKVFQVISYLREYDLKSKGVESNAPHGELMKELMFKILH, encoded by the coding sequence ATGACTGCTGCCGAGATATTAAAGGACCTTAAGAACCGTAAGTTTAAACCACTGTACCTGCTGCATGGTGAGGAACCTTATTTTATCGACCTGGTAAGCAACTACGTTGAGCACCATGTATTGCCCGAACATGAACGCGGCTTTAACCAAACCGTAGTTTATGGCAAGGATACCGACATCATGACCGTGCTCAACGCTGCCAAGCGTTACCCCATGATGGCCGATTATCAGGTGGTGCTGGTAAAAGAGGCACAGGACATGAAATGGGGAAAGGACGATGATAATAAAAAAAGCATCGACCCGGTATTGAGTTATCTCGAAAATCCCCTGCCAAGCACCATCCTTGTTTTTTGCTACAAGTACGGCAAGTTTGATAAGCGCAAGAAAACCTATAAGGCCATTGAAAAGAATGGGCTTATCTTTGAGTCGGCTACGTTGTATGACAATAAGGTGCCGGCCTGGATTGAGGGGTTTGTAAGCGATAAAGGCTATAAAATGAACCAGCAGGGATCGGCCATGATTGCCGAGTACCTGGGTAACGATCTGTCCAAAATAGCCAATGAGCTCGAAAAACTGATGCTGAATGTTAGCTCCGGGCAGGAGATTACCCTGAAGCATATCCAGGATAATATTGGTATCAGTAAGGAGTACAATGTATTTGAACTGCAAACGGCGCTTACTAAAAAAGATGCTTACAAGGTAAACCAGATCATCAATTACTTTGAAGCCAATCCCAAATCAAACCCTATTGTTTTGGTGCTGGGCAACCTGAACAACTTTTTTAGCAAGGTGCTGGTGTACCATTATGTGAAGGATAAGACCCCGCAAAACCTCGCCCGTGAAATGGGTGTTAATCCTTATTTTATAAAAGATTATGAGCAGGCCGCCCGCAACTACCCGCTCGGTAAAGTTTTCCAGGTGATCAGTTACCTGCGCGAGTATGATCTGAAAAGCAAAGGTGTTGAATCAAATGCCCCGCATGGGGAGCTGATGAAAGAGCTGATGTTTAAGATCTTGCATTGA
- a CDS encoding type I restriction enzyme HsdR N-terminal domain-containing protein, producing MLQPLNLPPYPFKISDDNGTLTLFDEIRKKTIIITPEEWVRQHFVQYLIKQKSYPRSLIKLEGGLKLNTLQKRTDIVVFNSSGERILMIECKAPSVTIDQKTFDQIARYNMVHKVPLLAVSNGLQHYYCTIDHEKCTYQFIEELPGYVKG from the coding sequence ATGCTCCAACCGCTTAACCTCCCACCCTACCCTTTTAAAATAAGCGACGATAACGGCACACTGACCCTTTTTGACGAGATCCGTAAGAAAACCATCATCATTACGCCCGAAGAGTGGGTACGCCAGCATTTTGTACAATACCTTATCAAACAAAAAAGCTACCCCCGCTCATTAATTAAGCTGGAAGGCGGCCTTAAGCTCAATACGCTGCAAAAACGTACCGACATTGTAGTTTTTAACTCCAGCGGCGAACGCATTTTAATGATTGAGTGCAAAGCCCCATCGGTAACTATCGATCAAAAAACCTTCGACCAGATTGCCCGGTATAACATGGTGCATAAGGTTCCATTGCTGGCGGTAAGCAATGGCCTGCAGCATTATTATTGTACCATTGATCATGAAAAATGTACTTACCAGTTTATTGAGGAGTTGCCGGGGTATGTTAAGGGTTAG